A genomic segment from Pseudoduganella chitinolytica encodes:
- a CDS encoding OmpP1/FadL family transporter, producing the protein MTPKYLTLIIAAALSAASVSAHASGYRFGSQSVSSQGTAEANGAEAADASTVFANPAGMARLDGRQIMGGVTAVVPHSTFNDEGSTRFTRTPSGGLTTQDDFVPQAVAAPSLYYTQKVNDQWSAGMGVFVPYGTNLSYDWNWSGRYALTNIKLTSVTLNPSVSFKPSAHHAFGFGLNGEFMKAKLGQAVDVPGSVAASQAAGTSAAILRAIVAAGGNPAALASVRDAHASVDGKDWGFGWNVGYLYMPTESTRFGISYRSSIKHELKGGADWDFSGATTDQKVNGVLQSVSHHIDSDALVELRTPETLSVNGFHQFNDKWAGMFDVTWTKNSRMQNINIQFPGTDSGDEVIRQQWKNTVRVALGANYKLNDAVTLRGGIAHDDAPVRDESLRHAALPDADRLQLSFGANWKVSPNASIDLAYSYLDFKEARGSYTNNCRPGLLTCTGNGETVRGTWNTHLQLVGLAYNYKF; encoded by the coding sequence GTGACCCCAAAATACCTGACCCTGATCATTGCCGCGGCGCTTTCCGCCGCATCCGTCTCCGCCCACGCTTCCGGCTACCGTTTCGGCTCCCAGAGCGTGTCGTCGCAAGGTACCGCCGAAGCCAACGGCGCCGAAGCTGCCGATGCTTCCACCGTGTTTGCCAACCCCGCCGGCATGGCCCGCCTGGACGGCCGCCAGATCATGGGCGGCGTGACGGCCGTGGTGCCGCACTCGACCTTCAATGACGAAGGCTCGACCCGTTTCACGCGTACCCCCTCGGGCGGCCTGACGACGCAGGACGACTTCGTGCCGCAGGCTGTCGCGGCACCGTCGCTGTACTACACGCAAAAGGTCAATGACCAGTGGAGCGCCGGCATGGGCGTGTTCGTCCCGTATGGCACCAACCTCAGCTACGACTGGAACTGGTCCGGCCGCTACGCGCTGACCAACATCAAGCTGACCTCGGTCACGTTGAACCCGTCCGTATCGTTCAAGCCGAGCGCGCACCACGCGTTCGGTTTCGGCCTGAACGGCGAGTTCATGAAGGCCAAGCTGGGCCAGGCAGTGGACGTGCCGGGTTCCGTGGCCGCTTCGCAGGCAGCCGGTACCAGCGCCGCGATCCTGCGCGCCATCGTTGCCGCCGGCGGCAACCCGGCCGCGCTGGCCAGCGTGCGTGACGCGCACGCCAGCGTGGACGGCAAGGACTGGGGCTTTGGCTGGAATGTCGGCTACCTGTACATGCCGACCGAGAGCACCCGCTTCGGCATCTCCTACCGTTCGTCGATCAAGCACGAGCTGAAGGGCGGCGCGGACTGGGACTTCTCCGGCGCGACGACGGACCAGAAGGTCAACGGCGTGCTGCAGTCGGTCTCGCACCACATCGACTCCGACGCTCTGGTCGAGCTGCGGACGCCGGAGACGCTGTCGGTCAACGGCTTCCACCAGTTCAACGACAAGTGGGCTGGCATGTTCGACGTGACGTGGACCAAGAACTCGCGCATGCAAAACATCAACATCCAGTTCCCGGGCACGGATTCGGGTGACGAGGTGATCCGCCAGCAGTGGAAGAACACCGTGCGCGTGGCACTGGGCGCGAACTACAAGCTGAACGATGCCGTCACGCTGCGCGGCGGTATCGCCCACGACGACGCCCCGGTGCGCGACGAATCGCTGCGTCACGCGGCGCTGCCGGATGCGGACCGCCTGCAACTGTCGTTCGGTGCTAACTGGAAAGTCTCGCCGAATGCGTCGATCGACCTGGCCTACAGCTACCTGGACTTCAAGGAAGCGCGCGGCAGCTACACCAACAATTGCCGTCCTGGCCTGTTGACCTGCACGGGTAACGGCGAGACCGTGCGCGGCACGTGGAACACCCACCTGCAACTGGTCGGCCTGGCATACAACTACAAGTTCTGA
- a CDS encoding NAD(P)H-hydrate dehydratase — MSKEPHAAAGDCTDITARTLRDWALPQPSFDGDKEVRGHVLIVGGAREMPGAVMLAATAALRAGAGKLTIATAASVAPLVAMAIPEARVIGLAETANGGFTLEAARKLGELAGKVGALLVGPGMQDEGATAELVHALLPRFAGTAVVLDACAMEAVRMAGEPHLLDEPKDMAHFRFAEPVLLTPHAGELSHLTGQDKAALAANPQEAALAAARRWNAIVALKGATTVIAAPDGQRWRHEGGNIGLAISGSGDALAGIIVGLAARGASLPQAAAWGVALHASAGEQLSIRYGVLGYLAREISAEVPGLLRTLAPA, encoded by the coding sequence ATGAGCAAGGAACCGCATGCCGCCGCTGGCGACTGCACCGACATCACTGCGCGCACGCTGCGCGACTGGGCACTGCCGCAGCCCTCGTTCGACGGCGACAAGGAAGTGCGCGGGCACGTGCTGATCGTGGGCGGCGCGCGCGAAATGCCGGGCGCCGTGATGCTCGCGGCCACGGCCGCGCTGCGCGCCGGTGCGGGCAAGCTGACCATCGCCACCGCCGCCAGCGTGGCGCCGCTGGTGGCCATGGCCATCCCCGAGGCCCGCGTCATCGGCCTGGCCGAGACGGCCAACGGCGGCTTCACGCTGGAAGCGGCGCGCAAGCTGGGCGAACTGGCCGGCAAGGTCGGCGCGCTGCTGGTCGGCCCCGGCATGCAGGATGAAGGCGCGACGGCCGAGCTGGTGCACGCGTTGCTGCCCCGCTTTGCCGGCACGGCCGTCGTGCTTGATGCTTGCGCGATGGAAGCCGTACGCATGGCCGGCGAACCGCACCTGCTGGACGAGCCGAAGGACATGGCGCATTTCCGCTTTGCCGAACCGGTGCTGCTGACGCCGCACGCGGGCGAACTGTCGCACCTGACGGGCCAGGACAAGGCGGCGCTGGCGGCCAACCCGCAGGAAGCGGCACTGGCGGCGGCGCGGCGCTGGAACGCCATCGTCGCGCTCAAGGGCGCAACGACCGTCATCGCCGCGCCGGACGGGCAGCGCTGGCGCCACGAAGGCGGCAATATCGGCCTGGCCATTTCCGGCTCGGGCGATGCGCTGGCCGGCATCATCGTGGGCCTGGCCGCGCGTGGTGCCAGCCTGCCCCAGGCGGCTGCCTGGGGCGTGGCGCTGCACGCTTCCGCCGGCGAACAGCTGTCGATCCGGTATGGCGTGCTGGGCTACCTGGCCCGGGAAATTTCGGCGGAGGTACCGGGGCTGCTGCGCACCCTGGCGCCCGCCTGA
- a CDS encoding L-cystine transporter has product MNPTLAVVLNLVAALLLLGFLYRQQRQHATFTVRVFTALGLGVLLGAVLQGVYGAASPVAKTTGDYLDIVGSGYVKLLQMIVMPLIMVSIVAAILKLRNASSLGKISVLTIGTLMLTTLVAAAIGILMAKLFGLTAVGLTATEAEVARGAYLQGKLADAQALSLPGMILSFLPANPFLDMTGGRKTSTIAVVIFSVFIGIAAHGIADKKPELFVSFDHFVKVAHAIVMRIVTIVLRLTPYGVFALMAQVVATSSYADILNLLGFVAASYSALLLMFGVHLAIVAGTGLNPLRFAKKILPVLTFAFTSRSSAGAIPMNVQTQVQRLGTPEGIANFAASFGATIGQNGCAGIYPAMLAVMIAPTVGIDPYTAAFLVPLLAVVMIGSVGVAGVGGGATFAALIVLSTMNLPVALAGLLISIEPLIDMGRTALNVSGSITAGTVTSRVMGETDMAIFDADADADPDADIKAA; this is encoded by the coding sequence ATGAATCCCACCCTTGCCGTCGTCCTGAACCTCGTCGCCGCCCTGCTCCTGCTGGGCTTCCTGTACCGCCAGCAACGGCAGCACGCCACCTTTACCGTGCGCGTCTTCACGGCACTGGGCCTGGGCGTGCTGCTGGGCGCCGTGCTGCAAGGGGTGTACGGCGCCGCCAGTCCGGTGGCCAAGACGACCGGCGACTACCTCGACATCGTCGGCAGCGGCTACGTCAAGCTGCTGCAGATGATCGTGATGCCGCTGATCATGGTGTCGATCGTGGCGGCGATCCTGAAGCTGCGCAATGCCAGTTCGCTGGGCAAGATCAGCGTGCTGACGATCGGCACGCTGATGCTGACGACATTGGTCGCCGCGGCCATCGGCATCCTGATGGCCAAGCTGTTCGGCCTGACGGCCGTGGGGCTGACGGCCACCGAAGCCGAAGTGGCGCGCGGCGCCTACCTGCAGGGCAAGCTGGCCGATGCCCAGGCCCTGTCGCTGCCGGGGATGATCCTGTCGTTCCTGCCCGCCAATCCATTCCTGGACATGACGGGCGGGCGCAAGACGTCGACGATCGCCGTCGTCATCTTCTCTGTCTTCATCGGCATCGCCGCGCACGGCATCGCCGACAAGAAGCCCGAGCTGTTCGTCTCGTTCGACCACTTCGTCAAGGTGGCCCATGCGATCGTCATGCGCATCGTGACGATCGTGCTGCGCCTGACGCCCTACGGCGTGTTCGCGCTGATGGCGCAGGTCGTGGCCACGTCCAGCTATGCCGACATCCTGAACCTGCTGGGCTTCGTGGCGGCGTCCTACAGCGCCCTGCTGCTGATGTTCGGCGTGCACCTGGCGATCGTCGCCGGCACGGGCCTGAACCCGCTGCGCTTTGCGAAGAAGATCCTGCCCGTGCTGACCTTCGCCTTCACGTCGCGCAGCAGCGCCGGGGCCATCCCGATGAACGTGCAGACCCAGGTGCAGCGCCTGGGTACGCCGGAAGGCATCGCCAACTTCGCCGCGTCGTTCGGCGCCACCATCGGCCAGAACGGCTGCGCCGGCATCTACCCCGCCATGCTGGCCGTGATGATCGCCCCCACCGTCGGCATCGATCCGTACACGGCGGCGTTCCTCGTGCCCCTGCTGGCGGTCGTCATGATCGGCTCCGTGGGCGTGGCCGGCGTGGGCGGCGGCGCCACGTTCGCCGCGCTGATCGTGCTGTCGACGATGAACCTGCCGGTGGCGCTGGCGGGTCTCTTGATTTCCATCGAACCGCTGATCGACATGGGCCGCACGGCGCTGAATGTCTCCGGTTCCATCACCGCCGGCACCGTCACCAGCCGGGTCATGGGCGAAACGGACATGGCCATCTTCGATGCCGACGCCGATGCCGATCCGGATGCCGACATCAAGGCGGCTTGA
- a CDS encoding divergent PAP2 family protein has translation MDIAYLVTPLLTWITVGPIKFLINSIKARQWAFNLVGNGGFPSNHSAVVSSMASLIALREGIGHPAFGVAVALCFIVIIDANSLRQHVGRQAAAINRLAGEAPSHQHLRERMGHTVVEILGGLATGIALGHLVYAVFPRG, from the coding sequence ATGGACATCGCATACCTCGTCACGCCATTGCTCACCTGGATCACCGTCGGCCCGATCAAGTTCCTGATCAACAGCATCAAGGCGCGGCAATGGGCGTTCAATCTCGTCGGCAATGGCGGCTTTCCCAGCAATCACAGCGCCGTCGTCTCCAGCATGGCGAGCCTGATCGCGCTGCGCGAGGGCATCGGCCATCCCGCGTTCGGCGTGGCGGTCGCGCTGTGCTTCATCGTGATCATCGACGCCAACAGCCTGCGCCAGCACGTGGGCCGGCAGGCCGCCGCCATCAACCGGCTGGCGGGCGAGGCGCCGAGCCACCAGCACCTGCGCGAACGGATGGGCCATACCGTGGTGGAAATCCTCGGCGGGCTGGCCACCGGTATCGCCCTGGGCCACCTCGTGTACGCCGTGTTTCCCCGCGGCTGA
- a CDS encoding IS4 family transposase produces MLDDALHFLVQAQEDPDWARLGRHLPSEWIEQAVVHTGKASIRRRRLPAEQVVWLVVALALYRHQSISEVVDDLDLALPDVQAPFVSKSAVAQARQRVGAEPLRALFEISAKAWSEQDRKQYLFKGLSLYAMDGTTLKTADTPEQRDHFGEQSYASGRIASYPQVRGVTLTAVPTHLIRDAKFGPYGINEMLYAKELLASIPDDSLTVFDKGFLSAEILCGLTVGGTNRHFIIPAKSNTKWEVVGGTADDAMIEMRVSPQARKKCPDLPETWRARAITIIDQSARKHVLLTSLCDTKRYTAKDVATCYTRRWQIETSYRELKQTMMGRALTLRSRTVEGVYQEIWGTLTAYNLIRLEIAKAALAVKCEPTEVSFIRAFHVIQYELHWAAVTRSHGKLPALMQRLRQRLLMLLNEERPGRKIDRAVKALPHRYTVRVLKKDLN; encoded by the coding sequence ATGCTTGATGACGCGCTCCATTTCCTCGTACAAGCCCAGGAAGACCCGGACTGGGCCCGCCTGGGACGGCACTTGCCTTCCGAGTGGATCGAGCAAGCGGTTGTACACACTGGCAAAGCGAGCATTCGACGGCGCCGGCTGCCGGCCGAGCAGGTAGTGTGGCTCGTCGTCGCCTTGGCGCTGTACCGTCATCAGTCTATCAGTGAAGTGGTTGACGACCTGGACCTTGCGTTGCCGGACGTGCAGGCGCCTTTCGTAAGCAAAAGCGCGGTAGCGCAGGCACGGCAGCGTGTTGGCGCCGAACCACTGCGGGCATTATTCGAGATCTCAGCAAAGGCATGGTCGGAGCAGGATCGCAAGCAGTACCTGTTCAAGGGACTAAGTCTGTATGCGATGGACGGCACGACATTGAAGACGGCGGATACGCCGGAACAGCGCGACCATTTCGGCGAGCAGTCGTATGCCAGTGGCCGGATCGCCAGCTATCCGCAAGTGCGTGGTGTGACCTTGACTGCCGTGCCGACCCACCTGATACGCGATGCCAAGTTTGGCCCTTACGGCATCAACGAGATGCTGTACGCCAAGGAGCTGCTCGCATCGATTCCGGATGATTCGCTTACCGTCTTCGACAAAGGTTTTCTGTCAGCCGAGATTCTGTGCGGCCTGACCGTCGGAGGAACGAACAGGCACTTCATCATTCCAGCCAAGTCCAATACGAAATGGGAAGTCGTTGGCGGTACTGCCGACGATGCGATGATCGAAATGCGCGTATCGCCCCAGGCACGCAAGAAGTGCCCGGACTTGCCTGAGACTTGGCGCGCACGCGCCATTACGATCATCGACCAGAGCGCACGCAAACACGTATTGCTGACCTCACTATGCGACACCAAGCGCTACACGGCCAAAGACGTTGCGACTTGTTATACCCGGCGCTGGCAGATCGAAACGAGCTATCGCGAACTCAAGCAAACGATGATGGGCAGGGCGTTGACGCTGCGCAGCCGTACCGTCGAAGGCGTCTACCAGGAAATCTGGGGAACCTTGACTGCCTATAACCTGATCCGGCTGGAGATCGCCAAGGCCGCACTGGCGGTGAAGTGTGAGCCGACTGAGGTCAGTTTTATCCGTGCATTCCATGTCATCCAATACGAACTGCATTGGGCAGCAGTAACCCGCTCACATGGCAAGCTGCCCGCCTTGATGCAGCGCCTTCGCCAGCGTCTGCTCATGCTACTGAATGAAGAACGGCCCGGTCGAAAAATCGACCGGGCCGTGAAGGCCTTACCTCATCGCTACACTGTCCGCGTCCTGAAAAAAGACCTTAACTGA
- a CDS encoding efflux RND transporter periplasmic adaptor subunit — protein sequence MLRNTFTALAIAAALVACGKPDGASPAGDTAAAAKDGKGDGKKQARLLIAPEDLLTVQSNALASGPVITGSIQPERKADLRAEVGAVVLQVLKENGEVVRKGDLLVRLDETSIRDSLTSAEEAVRSARQVLDQAERMLERNKTLRTSGMTSMQALEDAEVRRNTAQSEVVAAKARLAQARQQLERTNVRAPFDGIVSERKVSNGDTAQVGKELIKVIDPSSMRFEGLVSADKIGVVKVGQPVLFRVNGYPGQNFQGRIKRVDPAANPVTRQVEVLVEFADKLQPRVAGLYAEGRVEAESSNALMIPASAMVRAGDTSYAWKVKGNKLAKVNLGIGTRDERSGLWEVTSGLAAGDMVLRAPGSTVHDGQPVQLTAPKNVASATQPSAAAKGN from the coding sequence ATGTTGCGCAATACCTTTACAGCCCTCGCCATCGCCGCGGCACTCGTTGCCTGCGGCAAGCCGGACGGCGCCAGCCCAGCGGGCGACACCGCGGCGGCCGCCAAGGATGGCAAGGGCGACGGCAAAAAGCAGGCCAGGCTGTTGATCGCACCGGAGGATCTGCTGACCGTGCAGTCCAACGCCCTGGCATCCGGGCCCGTCATCACGGGTTCCATCCAGCCGGAGCGCAAGGCCGACCTGCGTGCCGAGGTGGGCGCCGTCGTGCTGCAAGTGCTGAAGGAGAACGGCGAGGTGGTGCGCAAGGGCGACCTGCTGGTGCGCCTCGACGAGACATCGATCCGCGACAGCCTGACGTCGGCCGAGGAAGCGGTGCGCTCGGCGCGCCAGGTGCTGGACCAGGCTGAACGCATGCTGGAGCGGAACAAGACGCTGCGCACGTCGGGCATGACGTCGATGCAGGCGCTGGAGGATGCCGAGGTGCGCCGCAACACGGCGCAAAGCGAAGTGGTCGCGGCCAAGGCCCGGCTGGCGCAGGCCCGCCAGCAGCTCGAGCGCACCAACGTGCGCGCGCCGTTCGACGGCATCGTGTCCGAGCGCAAGGTGTCCAACGGCGATACGGCCCAGGTCGGCAAGGAGCTGATCAAGGTCATCGATCCGTCCAGCATGCGCTTCGAGGGCCTGGTCTCGGCCGACAAGATCGGCGTCGTCAAGGTGGGCCAGCCCGTGCTGTTCCGCGTGAACGGCTACCCGGGCCAGAATTTCCAGGGACGCATCAAGCGCGTCGACCCGGCCGCCAATCCCGTCACGCGCCAGGTCGAGGTGCTGGTCGAGTTTGCCGATAAGCTGCAGCCCCGCGTGGCCGGCCTGTATGCGGAAGGGCGCGTGGAAGCGGAGTCGTCGAATGCGCTGATGATCCCGGCATCGGCAATGGTGCGGGCCGGCGACACGAGTTACGCGTGGAAGGTCAAGGGCAACAAGCTGGCCAAGGTCAACCTGGGCATCGGCACGCGCGACGAGCGCAGCGGCCTGTGGGAAGTCACGAGCGGCCTGGCGGCCGGCGACATGGTCCTGCGCGCTCCGGGTTCGACGGTGCATGACGGCCAGCCGGTACAGCTGACGGCGCCGAAGAACGTGGCTTCGGCCACCCAGCCATCCGCGGCCGCCAAAGGAAACTGA
- a CDS encoding histidine phosphatase family protein, whose translation MEQKWPQQIWVVRHGQSAGNVAREAAEAASQFLIDIAERDMDVLLSELGTRQAEALADWFCAMPPEQRPNVVLFSPYVRARDTAMTVVNKLDREQMLTVVADERLREKEFGIVDRLTPLGIADKYPDLHEQRRHVGKFYFRPPGGESWCDVILRLRSVLDTITREYRGERVLIVGHQVIVNCLRYLLERMDEQKILETDRAGDVPNCGVTAYAFDPAAGKRGKLVLQMANFVAPLTQTGVPVTAGKDQPAAPKS comes from the coding sequence ATGGAACAGAAATGGCCCCAACAGATCTGGGTGGTACGGCACGGCCAGAGCGCCGGCAACGTGGCCCGTGAAGCGGCCGAAGCGGCTTCCCAGTTCCTGATCGACATCGCCGAGCGCGACATGGACGTGCTCCTGTCGGAGCTCGGCACCCGCCAGGCCGAAGCGCTGGCGGACTGGTTCTGCGCGATGCCACCGGAGCAGCGCCCCAATGTCGTGCTGTTCTCGCCTTACGTGCGCGCCCGCGATACCGCCATGACGGTCGTCAACAAGCTCGACCGTGAGCAGATGCTGACCGTGGTGGCGGACGAGCGCCTGCGCGAAAAGGAATTCGGCATCGTCGATCGCCTGACGCCGCTGGGCATCGCCGACAAGTACCCCGACCTGCACGAGCAGCGCCGCCACGTGGGCAAGTTCTATTTCCGTCCGCCCGGCGGCGAGAGCTGGTGCGACGTGATCCTGCGCCTGCGCAGCGTGCTCGACACCATCACCCGCGAATACCGGGGCGAGCGCGTGCTGATCGTGGGCCACCAGGTCATCGTCAACTGCCTGCGCTACCTGCTGGAACGGATGGACGAGCAGAAGATCCTCGAGACCGACCGGGCCGGCGACGTGCCCAACTGCGGCGTCACGGCGTATGCCTTCGACCCCGCCGCCGGCAAGCGCGGCAAGCTGGTGCTGCAGATGGCCAATTTCGTCGCACCGCTGACGCAGACGGGCGTGCCGGTCACCGCCGGCAAGGACCAACCCGCCGCCCCCAAATCGTAA
- a CDS encoding efflux RND transporter permease subunit codes for MFLSDFSVKKPIATIVLIVAMMCLGLMALKKLRVNQNPDVEVPFIVVSIPYPGASPETVEREVINRIEKSLQSITGVTETNSTASEGSASIFLKFTFNKDLIEASDEIRNAIASVRYKLPVEMREPVLQRIDTAAQPVMQLSLSSKTQGHAAISRLAEDVLADRFRGIDGVAAVNVDGALRRELSVLLKAEKLREYNVSVSDVTNALRMQNTNAPVGKLRGNMDEKSIRLVGRIERPEDFQQVVVKRNGDELVRLAQVATIEDGFAEINGLSMRSNQPNVGISIIRSRDASTVALSKKVHEEVKEIRKTLPAGTELEITEDGGEDAQSSLNNVIEALVLGGGLTIFVVYLFLNSWRSTLITALSLPTSVIAAFIGVWLCGFTLNFMTLLGLSLAIGVLIDDAIVVRENIVRHMQLGSDRRTAALNGTAEIGMAVAATTFSIMAVFIPVAFMPGITGEWFRPFALTVTCSVAVSLFISFTLDPMLSAFWGDPPGHHDAPRKGVEKYLQRFNTWFDHQADRYGNVIAWALHHRRWMAVIAIASFVAAIGLQAKFGGASFVPSSDFGTIAIDIRTPSSSSLEYSRLKVQKAAEMAHQLPEIKDTNAYVNLTGGRVYVDIGKKHERQRGAMEVAQDLRGKLAQLVGAEYTVLDDLANGDRKPVQIEFTGQDTRKLMELTNRFMEELKKVPGAVDVSLSEQDPKDELQIELNRGLANSMGIAAGDAAAALRVAFAGIEVGDWVDPTGESRDVAVRLAPEDRTSAENIERLPIAVTGTNQMVPLDQIASITMGKGPAKIRHKDGNRVISVSANVQGRSAGEVTADAMKLAKEMDFPPGYGLALGGSGKDMQEVFTEMGIALVAGIGLMYLILVMQFGSFTAPGAVMLSLPLSLIGVVVALLLTNSTINLMSLIGVIMLMGLVAKNAILLLDAARKREEEGYGREEALMYAGRMRLRPILMTTFALIAGMLPVAIGHGEGGEFYRPLAIAIIGGTITSTLLTLLMVPTFYDSIEITRDRMFAKFGRRAERWNVAVASLLTAIEVILALTLVRLVYRLLKALVLRLTGRRRPPAPPLAKAA; via the coding sequence ATGTTCCTCTCCGATTTCAGCGTGAAGAAACCCATCGCCACGATCGTATTGATCGTGGCGATGATGTGCCTGGGCCTGATGGCCTTGAAGAAGCTGCGCGTGAACCAGAACCCGGATGTCGAGGTGCCGTTCATCGTCGTCTCGATCCCGTATCCGGGCGCATCGCCGGAAACGGTCGAGCGCGAGGTCATCAACCGCATCGAGAAGTCGCTGCAGAGCATTACGGGCGTTACCGAGACCAACAGCACGGCGTCCGAGGGTTCCGCGTCGATCTTCCTGAAGTTTACCTTCAACAAGGACCTGATCGAGGCCTCCGACGAGATCCGCAATGCGATCGCCTCGGTGCGCTACAAGCTGCCCGTCGAGATGCGCGAGCCGGTCCTGCAGCGCATCGACACGGCGGCGCAGCCGGTCATGCAGCTGTCGCTGTCGTCGAAGACGCAGGGCCACGCGGCCATCTCGCGGCTGGCCGAGGATGTGCTGGCCGACCGTTTCCGCGGCATCGATGGGGTCGCGGCGGTCAATGTCGACGGCGCGCTGCGGCGCGAACTGTCGGTGCTGCTGAAGGCCGAGAAGCTGCGCGAGTACAACGTGTCCGTCAGCGACGTCACGAATGCGCTGCGCATGCAGAACACCAATGCGCCCGTGGGCAAGCTGCGCGGCAACATGGACGAGAAGAGCATCCGCCTGGTCGGCCGCATCGAGCGGCCCGAGGATTTCCAGCAGGTGGTCGTCAAGCGCAACGGCGACGAGCTCGTACGCCTGGCGCAGGTGGCGACGATCGAGGACGGCTTTGCCGAGATCAACGGCCTGTCGATGCGCTCGAACCAGCCCAACGTGGGTATCTCGATCATCCGCTCGCGCGATGCGTCGACGGTGGCGCTGTCGAAAAAAGTGCATGAGGAGGTCAAGGAGATCCGCAAGACGCTGCCGGCCGGAACCGAGCTGGAAATCACGGAAGACGGCGGCGAGGATGCGCAGAGCAGCCTGAACAATGTGATCGAGGCCCTGGTGCTGGGCGGCGGCCTGACCATCTTCGTGGTCTACCTCTTCCTGAACTCATGGCGTTCGACCCTGATCACGGCGCTCTCGCTGCCCACCTCCGTCATCGCCGCGTTCATCGGCGTCTGGTTGTGCGGCTTCACGCTGAACTTCATGACGCTGCTGGGGCTGTCACTGGCCATCGGCGTGCTGATCGACGATGCCATCGTCGTGCGGGAAAACATCGTGCGCCACATGCAGCTGGGGTCCGATCGCCGCACGGCCGCGCTGAACGGCACCGCCGAGATCGGCATGGCCGTGGCCGCCACGACGTTCTCCATCATGGCCGTGTTCATCCCCGTCGCGTTCATGCCCGGCATCACGGGCGAGTGGTTCCGGCCGTTCGCGCTGACGGTGACGTGTTCCGTGGCCGTCTCGCTGTTCATCTCGTTCACGCTGGATCCGATGCTGTCGGCCTTCTGGGGCGACCCGCCGGGCCACCATGATGCGCCCCGCAAGGGTGTCGAGAAATACCTGCAGCGTTTCAATACCTGGTTCGACCACCAGGCCGACCGCTACGGCAACGTGATCGCCTGGGCGCTGCACCACCGCCGCTGGATGGCCGTCATCGCCATCGCCAGCTTCGTCGCGGCCATCGGGCTGCAGGCCAAGTTCGGCGGTGCCAGCTTCGTGCCGTCGTCCGACTTCGGCACGATCGCCATCGACATCCGCACGCCATCGTCGAGCAGCCTGGAATACTCGCGGCTCAAGGTGCAGAAGGCGGCCGAGATGGCGCACCAGCTGCCGGAGATCAAGGACACGAACGCCTACGTCAACCTGACGGGCGGCCGCGTCTACGTCGACATCGGCAAGAAGCATGAGCGCCAGCGTGGCGCGATGGAAGTGGCGCAGGACCTGCGCGGCAAGCTGGCCCAGCTGGTGGGCGCCGAGTACACCGTGCTGGACGACCTGGCCAATGGCGACCGCAAGCCCGTGCAGATCGAGTTCACGGGCCAGGACACGCGCAAGCTGATGGAACTGACCAACCGCTTCATGGAGGAACTGAAGAAGGTGCCGGGCGCCGTCGATGTCAGCCTGTCCGAGCAGGATCCGAAGGACGAGCTGCAGATCGAGCTGAACCGGGGCCTCGCCAACTCGATGGGCATCGCCGCCGGCGACGCCGCCGCGGCCCTGCGTGTCGCGTTTGCGGGGATCGAGGTGGGCGACTGGGTCGATCCGACCGGCGAGTCGCGCGACGTGGCCGTACGCCTGGCGCCGGAGGACCGTACCAGTGCGGAGAACATCGAACGCCTGCCGATCGCCGTCACGGGCACGAACCAGATGGTGCCGCTGGACCAGATCGCGTCGATCACGATGGGCAAGGGGCCGGCCAAGATCCGCCACAAGGACGGCAACCGGGTGATCTCCGTCTCGGCCAACGTGCAGGGGCGCTCGGCTGGCGAAGTGACGGCGGACGCGATGAAGCTGGCGAAGGAGATGGATTTCCCGCCGGGTTACGGGCTGGCGCTGGGCGGGTCCGGCAAGGACATGCAGGAAGTGTTTACGGAAATGGGCATCGCGCTGGTGGCCGGTATCGGCCTGATGTACCTGATCCTCGTCATGCAGTTCGGCTCGTTCACGGCGCCGGGCGCCGTGATGCTGTCGCTACCGCTGTCGCTGATCGGCGTCGTCGTCGCGCTGCTCCTGACCAACAGCACGATCAACCTGATGAGCCTGATCGGCGTCATCATGCTGATGGGCCTGGTGGCGAAGAACGCGATCCTGCTGCTCGATGCGGCGCGCAAGCGCGAGGAGGAGGGCTACGGCCGCGAGGAAGCGCTGATGTACGCGGGCCGCATGCGCCTGCGGCCGATCCTGATGACGACGTTCGCGCTGATCGCCGGCATGCTGCCGGTTGCGATCGGCCACGGCGAGGGCGGCGAGTTCTACCGTCCGCTGGCGATCGCGATCATCGGCGGCACGATTACGTCCACGCTGCTGACGCTGCTGATGGTGCCGACGTTCTACGACAGCATCGAAATCACGCGCGACCGCATGTTCGCCAAGTTCGGCCGCCGTGCCGAGCGCTGGAACGTGGCGGTGGCCTCGCTGTTGACGGCCATCGAGGTGATCCTCGCGCTGACCCTGGTGCGCCTGGTGTATCGCCTGCTGAAGGCGCTGGTGTTGCGGCTGACGGGGCGGCGCCGGCCGCCGGCCCCACCGCTGGCCAAGGCAGCCTGA